From the Desulfovibrio sp. JY genome, one window contains:
- a CDS encoding class II aldolase/adducin family protein — translation MDALTSLFADRLARAGLCAPGAAVIACVDDAVTFSRDDAPQNAMLAEAAARLGAACLMLVPPAEPYRAILEFLAAREAPAIRPRDCETRTFFHDIPVVERPDAALVAEALSRRKGAYLPGHGILAHGALSPEQAFITVSSVAFAGFVKFFSDYLAARRVGVRDGEADRAFETAVAHLPPPPERVPPLLPGPFADREAALAAMAEAGRATVALGLVDSVFGNISYNLAGTLAISQTGSALDALEGAIDLCPLDGSSCAGLTASSELSAHAALAEKDGRKAILHGHPKFAVIMSMDCDEPHCRNRDACHVACNKSRFLDDIPIVPGEVGCGPRGLVHTMPPALVGRRGVVVLGHGVFTMGRDDFNEALVALCAIETSSRARYFETLARYKA, via the coding sequence ATGGACGCGCTGACAAGCCTTTTCGCCGACCGGCTGGCCCGGGCCGGCCTGTGCGCGCCCGGCGCGGCGGTGATTGCCTGCGTCGACGACGCCGTCACCTTTTCCCGCGACGACGCCCCGCAAAACGCGATGCTGGCCGAAGCCGCGGCCCGCCTTGGCGCGGCCTGCCTCATGCTCGTGCCCCCGGCCGAGCCCTACCGCGCCATCCTGGAATTTCTGGCCGCCCGCGAGGCTCCGGCCATCCGCCCCCGCGACTGCGAAACGCGCACCTTCTTCCACGACATCCCGGTCGTCGAACGCCCGGACGCGGCGCTGGTCGCCGAGGCCCTGTCCCGGCGCAAGGGGGCCTACCTGCCCGGCCACGGTATCCTGGCTCACGGCGCGCTCTCGCCCGAGCAGGCCTTTATCACCGTGTCCTCGGTGGCCTTTGCCGGATTCGTGAAGTTTTTTTCCGATTACCTGGCCGCCCGCCGCGTCGGCGTCCGCGACGGCGAGGCGGATCGCGCCTTCGAGACCGCCGTGGCCCATCTGCCGCCGCCGCCGGAGCGCGTGCCGCCGCTTCTGCCCGGCCCGTTTGCCGACCGCGAGGCCGCTCTCGCCGCCATGGCCGAGGCCGGACGCGCCACCGTGGCCCTGGGACTGGTCGATTCGGTCTTCGGCAACATCTCCTATAACCTTGCCGGTACGCTGGCCATCAGCCAGACCGGCAGCGCCCTGGACGCCCTCGAAGGGGCCATCGACCTGTGCCCGCTCGACGGCTCGTCCTGTGCCGGGCTCACCGCCTCGAGCGAACTCTCGGCCCACGCCGCCCTGGCCGAAAAAGACGGCCGCAAGGCCATCTTGCACGGTCACCCCAAATTCGCCGTCATCATGTCCATGGACTGCGACGAGCCCCATTGCCGCAACCGCGACGCCTGCCACGTCGCCTGCAACAAATCCCGCTTTCTGGACGACATTCCCATCGTGCCGGGCGAGGTCGGCTGCGGCCCCCGGGGCCTCGTCCACACCATGCCCCCGGCTCTGGTCGGCCGGCGCGGCGTGGTCGTCCTCGGCCACGGCGTCTTCACCATGGGCCGCGACGACTTCAATGAAGCCCTCGTTGCCCTTTGCGCCATCGAAACATCCAGCCGCGCCCGCTATTTCGAAACGCTTGCGCGCTACAAAGCCTGA
- a CDS encoding MucR family transcriptional regulator, translating to MEDYLKSALEIVKAQASVRNMTDEEITSMVRRLAIGIRDISGEAPAGEAEQTVGMDPKKAIKEKSVTCLECGKSFKVITKKHLASHGLTPEEYKAKHGYKKSMPLVCKSLQRDRRKKMKDMRLWEKKGKVVA from the coding sequence ATGGAAGATTATCTCAAAAGCGCGCTGGAGATCGTCAAGGCCCAGGCGTCCGTGCGCAACATGACCGACGAAGAGATCACCTCCATGGTCCGTCGGCTGGCCATCGGCATCCGGGACATCAGCGGCGAGGCTCCTGCCGGCGAAGCGGAACAGACCGTCGGCATGGATCCGAAAAAGGCGATCAAGGAAAAATCCGTCACCTGCCTGGAATGCGGCAAGTCGTTTAAGGTGATCACCAAAAAGCACCTCGCCTCCCATGGCCTGACCCCGGAAGAGTACAAGGCCAAGCACGGCTACAAGAAGTCCATGCCGCTGGTTTGCAAGTCATTGCAGCGGGATCGGCGCAAAAAGATGAAGGATATGCGGCTGTGGGAGAAGAAGGGAAAAGTGGTGGCCTAA
- a CDS encoding cytochrome c family protein produces the protein MSVRRRSLYAALLTAVLFFAPLPIPAFAQQNEQAPPEPAKPASYVGSKACQECHAKEYDSYSRYSKKAHSSQSVKIMAKKLTAEELRGCFACHTTGYGRPGGFVSFEKTPELANAGCEVCHGPGSAHVDSGGDPSFIKSKLAMAECERCHNAERVRNFNFKPMLFAGAH, from the coding sequence ATGTCAGTCCGGCGGCGGTCTTTGTATGCGGCTTTACTTACGGCGGTCCTGTTTTTCGCCCCCCTGCCGATCCCCGCCTTCGCCCAGCAAAACGAACAAGCCCCGCCCGAACCGGCCAAGCCCGCCTCCTACGTCGGCTCCAAGGCCTGCCAGGAATGCCACGCCAAGGAATACGACTCCTATTCCAGGTATTCGAAAAAGGCCCACTCCTCCCAATCGGTCAAGATCATGGCCAAAAAGCTCACCGCCGAGGAACTGCGCGGCTGCTTCGCCTGCCACACCACCGGCTACGGCCGGCCCGGCGGTTTCGTGAGCTTCGAGAAAACGCCCGAACTGGCCAATGCCGGCTGCGAGGTCTGCCACGGCCCGGGCTCGGCCCATGTCGATTCCGGCGGCGATCCATCCTTCATCAAATCGAAGCTGGCCATGGCCGAATGCGAGCGCTGCCACAACGCCGAGCGCGTGCGCAACTTCAACTTCAAGCCCATGCTCTTCGCCGGAGCGCATTAG
- a CDS encoding helix-turn-helix domain-containing protein: MSLDAASCYRAYQARDARFDGRFFVGVTSTGIYCRPVCTARLPKAEHCRFFPSAAAAEAAGFRPCLLCRPESAPGLSTVRSGPRLAEAAVRLMGEGCLEDGGIEGLCARLGVTARHLRRVFKSRFGVSPVAFAQTQRLLLAKKLLTETSLPVTDVAFASGFSSLRRFNALFSSRYRLSPTRLRAHAAGESPATDAPSLRLGYRPPYDLASLLAFLGARAVDGVEEVEGGIYRRTVQLSRHGAAHAGWIAVSDATGKNALRVTVSAGLMPVLPPVLARVSHLFDLDCDPWAIADGLAGLAAGHEGVRLPGAMDGFEVAVRAILGQQVTVAAARTLARRFAAAFGEPLETPFQALTTVFPDPGRVAALSVDAIASLGVIAGRARAILALARAVRDGDVVLSPAADPGATLDALRALPGVGEWTAQYIAMRALGWPDAFPHTDHGVKKALGEADAKRVLQRAEAWRPWRAYAVMHLWRTL, translated from the coding sequence ATGTCGCTTGATGCCGCCAGTTGTTACCGGGCCTACCAGGCCAGGGATGCCCGCTTCGACGGCCGCTTCTTCGTGGGCGTGACGTCGACGGGGATCTATTGCCGGCCTGTTTGCACGGCCAGATTGCCCAAAGCGGAGCATTGCCGTTTTTTCCCCAGCGCGGCGGCGGCCGAGGCGGCGGGTTTTCGGCCGTGCCTGCTCTGCCGGCCGGAGAGCGCGCCGGGGCTATCCACGGTCCGGTCCGGCCCCCGGCTGGCCGAGGCGGCGGTGCGACTTATGGGCGAGGGCTGCCTGGAGGATGGCGGCATCGAAGGGCTGTGCGCCAGGCTTGGCGTGACGGCCCGGCATTTGCGCCGCGTCTTCAAAAGCCGCTTCGGGGTTTCGCCCGTGGCCTTCGCCCAGACGCAACGTCTGCTTTTAGCCAAAAAGCTGCTGACGGAGACCTCTCTGCCGGTGACGGACGTGGCTTTTGCCAGCGGATTTTCCAGCCTGCGCCGCTTCAATGCGCTTTTTTCGAGCCGCTACCGCCTGTCGCCCACACGCCTGCGCGCCCACGCCGCCGGCGAGTCCCCGGCCACGGATGCGCCGAGCCTGCGGCTCGGCTATCGCCCGCCCTACGATCTGGCCAGCCTGCTCGCCTTTTTGGGCGCGCGGGCCGTTGACGGCGTCGAAGAGGTGGAAGGCGGCATCTACCGCCGCACGGTGCAGCTCTCGCGCCACGGCGCGGCCCATGCGGGATGGATCGCCGTAAGCGACGCTACGGGGAAAAACGCCTTGCGGGTCACGGTGTCGGCCGGGCTCATGCCGGTCTTGCCGCCGGTCCTGGCCCGCGTTTCCCATCTTTTCGACCTGGATTGCGATCCTTGGGCCATTGCCGACGGGCTCGCGGGACTTGCCGCCGGGCATGAGGGCGTGCGCCTGCCCGGAGCCATGGATGGCTTCGAAGTGGCGGTGCGGGCCATTCTCGGCCAGCAGGTGACGGTGGCCGCCGCCCGCACCCTGGCCCGTCGTTTCGCGGCGGCTTTTGGCGAACCGTTGGAGACGCCTTTCCAGGCGTTGACCACCGTGTTTCCGGACCCGGGGCGCGTGGCGGCGCTGTCCGTGGACGCCATCGCCTCGCTCGGCGTGATCGCCGGCCGGGCCCGGGCGATTCTCGCGCTGGCCCGGGCCGTACGCGACGGGGACGTCGTCCTGTCGCCGGCGGCCGACCCGGGCGCAACCCTCGATGCGCTACGGGCGTTGCCCGGCGTCGGGGAATGGACGGCCCAGTACATCGCCATGCGGGCGCTTGGCTGGCCGGACGCCTTTCCCCACACGGACCATGGCGTGAAAAAGGCGCTCGGCGAAGCCGATGCCAAACGCGTGCTGCAACGGGCCGAGGCCTGGCGGCCGTGGCGGGCCTATGCCGTCATGCACCTGTGGCGAACATTATAA
- a CDS encoding rubredoxin, producing the protein MDKYECSICGYVYDPAAGDPDNGVAPGTKFEDIPEDWVCPVCGAPKSEFNKA; encoded by the coding sequence ATGGACAAATACGAGTGCAGCATCTGTGGCTATGTGTATGACCCCGCCGCCGGCGATCCCGACAACGGCGTGGCCCCCGGCACCAAGTTCGAAGACATCCCCGAGGATTGGGTCTGCCCGGTCTGCGGCGCCCCGAAGAGCGAATTCAACAAGGCCTAG
- a CDS encoding methylated-DNA--[protein]-cysteine S-methyltransferase, producing MLLVAEDGRLLGTWFLGQKHFPAAMPTPGAEPPGDVCLRAAAQLTAYLAGRSRHFDIPLDPRGTPFQKAVWQALRAIPYGETTTYGELARRLGRPSGARAVGAAVGRNPLSILIPCHRVIGASGALTGYAGGLDRKKALLALEQATRRT from the coding sequence ATGCTGCTCGTGGCCGAGGACGGCAGGCTGCTCGGCACCTGGTTTTTGGGGCAAAAACACTTTCCGGCCGCAATGCCGACGCCGGGAGCCGAGCCGCCGGGGGACGTGTGCCTTCGGGCGGCGGCGCAGCTTACCGCCTATCTGGCCGGCCGGAGCAGGCACTTCGATATTCCGCTCGATCCCAGGGGCACGCCGTTTCAGAAGGCCGTCTGGCAGGCGCTTCGCGCCATCCCCTACGGCGAGACGACCACCTACGGGGAGCTGGCCCGGCGGCTCGGCCGGCCAAGCGGCGCGCGGGCCGTGGGCGCGGCCGTGGGGCGCAACCCCCTTTCGATCCTCATCCCCTGCCACCGCGTCATCGGCGCAAGCGGCGCACTCACCGGCTACGCCGGCGGGCTCGATCGGAAAAAGGCCCTACTGGCGCTTGAACAGGCGACCCGACGGACGTGA
- the htpG gene encoding molecular chaperone HtpG has product MTAAAGETHEFKAEIRKLLDIITHSIYTNREIFLRELVSNASDALDKLRFEISKGTAIADAEAPLEIRITTDKEGGKLTIADTGCGMTQNELVENLGTIAKSGTEAFMKSVAENKDAASNLIGRFGVGFYSVFMVADKVTVTSRSFTPDAAPARWISDGSGSFSVEAVEGDVPRGTTIEIELNEENKEYADPQRVKDVLRKHSNFISFPVLVDGEKTNTLPALWRESKFSVTPEQYKEFYKFLTYDEEEPLATIHISVDAPVQFTALLFVPAKGLGPMAFRDALHNGLDLYVRRVLISKEVKELIPEYLGFVRGVVDTEDLPLNLSRETLQENLVLRKIQTVIVKQVLDKLKSLAKEDPDKYATFFKEHGQALKLGYGDFAHRETFAELMRFDSSAIARDDNDTSLAAYVERAKEGQKSIYYLSGPSRDALDLNPHLEIFRAKGLEVLYLYEPVDEFIMDSIRTYKDLTIKSAELVEAGELDAFAGEAPKKETPELSKDEEGSLDDFLKKIKELLGDRVTEVRLSTRLTQSPSCLVSPDDHMTSSMQKIMRMVTKDSSVPKKALELNRDHALIRNLLAIYRNDDADPFLGKAVEQLYDSALLLDGYLSDPHQMVARINDLLADASALHVKG; this is encoded by the coding sequence ATGACCGCCGCAGCAGGGGAAACCCACGAATTCAAAGCCGAAATCCGTAAGCTCCTCGATATCATCACCCACTCCATCTACACCAATCGGGAAATATTCCTGCGCGAGCTCGTCTCCAACGCTTCCGACGCCCTGGACAAGCTGCGCTTCGAAATAAGCAAGGGAACCGCCATTGCCGACGCCGAGGCGCCGCTCGAAATCCGCATCACCACGGACAAGGAAGGCGGCAAGCTCACCATCGCCGACACCGGCTGCGGCATGACCCAGAACGAGCTGGTCGAAAACCTCGGCACCATCGCCAAATCCGGCACCGAGGCCTTCATGAAGTCCGTGGCCGAAAACAAGGATGCCGCGTCCAACCTCATCGGCCGGTTCGGCGTGGGCTTCTATTCGGTCTTCATGGTCGCCGACAAGGTCACCGTCACCTCCCGCTCCTTCACCCCCGATGCCGCCCCGGCCCGCTGGATCTCCGACGGTTCGGGCAGCTTCTCCGTCGAGGCCGTGGAAGGCGACGTCCCGCGCGGCACCACCATCGAGATCGAACTGAACGAGGAAAACAAGGAGTACGCCGACCCGCAGCGCGTCAAGGACGTCCTGCGCAAGCACTCCAATTTCATCTCCTTCCCCGTCCTGGTCGACGGCGAAAAGACCAACACCCTGCCCGCCCTGTGGCGCGAGTCCAAATTCAGCGTCACCCCGGAACAATACAAGGAATTCTACAAGTTCCTGACCTACGACGAAGAAGAGCCCCTGGCCACCATCCATATCAGCGTCGACGCGCCGGTGCAGTTCACCGCCCTGCTCTTCGTCCCGGCCAAGGGACTCGGCCCCATGGCCTTCCGCGACGCCCTGCACAACGGCCTCGACCTCTACGTGCGCCGGGTGCTCATCTCCAAGGAGGTCAAGGAGCTCATCCCCGAATACCTGGGCTTCGTGCGCGGCGTGGTCGACACCGAAGACCTGCCGCTCAACCTCTCGCGCGAAACGCTCCAGGAAAACCTGGTGCTGCGCAAAATCCAGACCGTCATCGTCAAGCAGGTCCTCGACAAGCTCAAAAGCCTAGCCAAGGAAGACCCGGACAAGTACGCCACCTTCTTCAAGGAACACGGCCAGGCCCTCAAGCTCGGCTACGGCGACTTCGCCCACCGCGAAACCTTCGCCGAACTCATGCGCTTCGACTCCTCGGCCATCGCACGCGACGACAACGACACCTCCCTCGCCGCCTACGTCGAACGCGCCAAGGAAGGCCAGAAGTCCATCTACTACCTGTCCGGCCCGTCCCGCGATGCCCTGGACTTAAACCCGCACCTGGAAATCTTCCGGGCCAAGGGCCTCGAAGTCCTCTACCTCTACGAGCCCGTGGACGAGTTCATCATGGACTCCATCCGCACCTATAAGGACCTGACCATCAAATCCGCCGAGCTGGTCGAAGCCGGCGAACTGGACGCCTTCGCCGGCGAAGCCCCCAAAAAGGAAACGCCGGAACTGTCCAAGGACGAGGAAGGCTCCCTCGACGACTTCCTCAAAAAGATCAAGGAACTCCTCGGCGACCGCGTCACCGAAGTGCGCCTGTCCACCCGGCTCACCCAAAGCCCGTCCTGCCTGGTCTCCCCCGACGACCACATGACCTCGAGCATGCAGAAAATCATGCGCATGGTCACCAAGGACTCCTCGGTCCCGAAAAAAGCCCTGGAACTTAACCGCGACCACGCGCTCATCCGCAACCTGCTCGCCATCTACCGCAACGACGACGCCGACCCGTTTCTCGGCAAGGCCGTGGAACAACTCTACGACTCCGCCCTGCTCCTCGACGGCTACCTGTCCGACCCGCACCAGATGGTCGCCCGCATCAACGACCTCCTCGCCGACGCCAGCGCGTTGCATGTGAAGGGGTAG
- a CDS encoding glycosyltransferase family 2 protein, with protein MHEPQTPSQPTVSIVIPVYNEMETLPVVLAKVLARPETWEVVLVDDASSDGSRQYLQGLDGSDRIRVLFHEKNQGKAAALRTGFAAAAGDVVLIQDADLEYDPEDYPVLLDPIFSGKADVVFGSRFLGGPHRVLYFWHSVANRLLTLFSNMLNDINLSDMEVCYKVFRREILQQIHIQSDRFGVEPELTAKVAKLRARIYEVPVSYYGRTYEEGKKIGWRDGIAAVWWIIRFGLLHRG; from the coding sequence ATGCACGAGCCGCAGACCCCTTCCCAACCGACCGTCAGCATCGTCATCCCGGTCTATAACGAGATGGAGACCCTCCCCGTCGTGCTGGCCAAGGTGCTGGCCCGGCCGGAAACCTGGGAAGTGGTCCTTGTGGACGACGCTTCTTCCGACGGCAGCCGCCAGTACCTGCAAGGGCTCGACGGCTCGGACCGCATCCGCGTGCTGTTCCACGAAAAAAACCAGGGCAAGGCGGCCGCCCTGCGCACCGGATTCGCCGCCGCCGCCGGCGACGTGGTGCTCATCCAGGACGCGGACCTCGAGTACGACCCCGAAGACTACCCCGTGCTGCTCGACCCCATCTTTTCCGGCAAGGCCGACGTCGTCTTCGGCTCCCGCTTCCTCGGCGGCCCCCACCGCGTACTGTATTTCTGGCATTCCGTGGCCAACAGGTTGCTGACGCTCTTCTCCAATATGTTAAACGACATCAACCTCTCGGACATGGAAGTCTGCTACAAGGTCTTTCGCCGGGAAATCCTCCAGCAGATCCACATCCAAAGCGATCGCTTCGGCGTCGAGCCGGAACTGACCGCCAAAGTGGCCAAGCTTCGGGCCCGCATCTACGAAGTGCCCGTCTCCTACTACGGCCGCACCTACGAGGAAGGCAAAAAAATCGGTTGGCGCGACGGCATCGCCGCCGTCTGGTGGATCATCCGCTTCGGGCTGTTGCATCGCGGCTAG
- a CDS encoding Hsp20/alpha crystallin family protein — MVIDLGPFYGANTPFDRLFESLWPAMSISQRSVAYPPINIGEDDDNIYVRCEIPGMDIADLDLTLTDSSLVIKGERKAVRGKYYRQERPTGFFQRVVNVQAAVAREKVTASMHDGVLEVVLPKSDESRPKKISIEAV, encoded by the coding sequence ATGGTTATTGATCTTGGTCCGTTTTACGGCGCCAACACGCCATTCGACCGGCTGTTCGAGTCCTTGTGGCCGGCCATGTCCATCAGCCAGCGCAGCGTGGCCTATCCGCCGATCAACATCGGCGAGGACGACGACAATATTTACGTGCGCTGCGAGATTCCGGGCATGGACATTGCCGATCTCGACCTGACGCTGACCGATTCGAGCCTGGTCATCAAGGGCGAGCGCAAGGCGGTCAGGGGCAAGTATTACCGCCAGGAGCGGCCCACGGGTTTTTTCCAGCGGGTGGTCAACGTGCAGGCCGCGGTGGCCCGGGAAAAGGTGACGGCTTCCATGCACGACGGGGTGTTGGAGGTCGTTTTGCCCAAATCGGACGAAAGCAGGCCGAAAAAGATCAGCATCGAGGCCGTGTAA
- a CDS encoding HU family DNA-binding protein, with protein sequence MAKTDIIAKIQANAGIATKAEAGKVLDAVLAAIQDSLAAGEALTLTGFGTFKVSERAARTGRDPRTGNAIDIPASKAVRFTPGKTLKDAVK encoded by the coding sequence ATGGCTAAAACTGACATCATCGCCAAAATCCAGGCCAATGCCGGCATCGCCACCAAGGCCGAGGCGGGCAAGGTTCTTGACGCCGTCCTGGCGGCCATCCAGGATTCCCTGGCTGCGGGCGAGGCGCTGACCCTGACGGGCTTTGGCACCTTCAAGGTGTCCGAACGGGCGGCGCGTACCGGCCGCGATCCCCGCACCGGAAACGCCATCGACATCCCGGCCTCCAAGGCTGTCCGCTTCACCCCGGGCAAGACCCTCAAAGACGCCGTGAAGTAG
- a CDS encoding DNA-binding protein gives MIVSEGHIGRVFVLRLGDGDRIPDAIEAFAAEREVTSAVVLALGGLEKGKLVVGPEDGTVMPPTTMFAAISRVHEAAAVGTLFPSAIGGKPMLHMHGVLGRGEETRAGCVRPGLEVWKIFEVVVIEILGTDLARSKDPETGFSLLGWAPL, from the coding sequence ATGATCGTATCCGAAGGCCACATCGGCCGCGTGTTCGTGTTGCGCCTCGGCGACGGCGACCGCATTCCGGACGCCATCGAAGCGTTCGCCGCCGAGCGGGAAGTGACCTCGGCCGTGGTGCTGGCCCTTGGCGGGCTGGAAAAGGGCAAGCTGGTGGTCGGGCCGGAGGATGGCACGGTCATGCCGCCGACGACCATGTTCGCGGCCATTTCCCGCGTGCACGAGGCCGCGGCCGTGGGCACGCTTTTTCCCTCCGCCATCGGTGGCAAGCCGATGCTGCACATGCACGGCGTGCTCGGGCGCGGCGAGGAGACGCGGGCCGGCTGCGTGCGGCCGGGGCTCGAGGTGTGGAAGATTTTCGAGGTGGTGGTGATCGAGATCCTGGGCACGGATCTGGCCCGGTCCAAGGACCCGGAAACGGGATTTTCGCTGCTCGGCTGGGCGCCGCTGTAA
- a CDS encoding Hsp20/alpha crystallin family protein — protein sequence MTEGGLKNEERRLPRVKPATDIIEKEDGFYIYVDMPGVAKSDLVIDLNEDELKVSGKAEYVLPEGQKLGHVEFGGGEYFRSFTVSHIVDKERIKATLRDGVLELHLPRQEKAQPRKIQIQAG from the coding sequence ATGACGGAAGGCGGTTTGAAAAACGAGGAGCGCCGGCTGCCCCGGGTGAAGCCGGCCACGGATATCATCGAGAAGGAAGACGGGTTTTATATTTACGTCGACATGCCGGGCGTGGCCAAGAGCGATCTGGTCATCGACCTCAATGAGGACGAGCTCAAGGTCTCGGGCAAGGCGGAGTATGTGTTGCCCGAGGGCCAGAAGCTCGGCCATGTGGAGTTCGGCGGGGGCGAGTATTTCCGCAGTTTCACGGTGTCGCACATCGTGGACAAGGAACGGATCAAGGCCACGCTTCGGGACGGGGTGCTGGAACTGCATTTGCCGCGTCAGGAAAAGGCCCAGCCCCGTAAAATCCAGATTCAGGCAGGCTAG
- a CDS encoding methyl-accepting chemotaxis protein — protein sequence MGVVSRSLGLKVLLLVSGLTILAFSGLFWANAHWQRQGSVAQIDRTSRRISGILRMAIEEPMRLGKNEETAAQFTKMAAAHTDIRVFLTDFNGNVTYSTDPAAQRRDFTDLSADANVTGLVRKALAADFHGGAILPWAGTKSFVAVGSVRNEPACHHCHGASKPILGAMVVVQDITPELTRLTDDQLKSAGLSLGGMAALLVALLLFMKYSVVGRVKKLAGLSEAISRGSLDLSFDVPGQDEIAQLAVNLSAMVRTIKDQLEYNKGILNGVIIPIFVAGKDRRFEFVNTPLQHILGKTDAEMLGELVVDSFKREDGRSGCAGVLDSGDCSSGFTRFTRTDGQVFPLHYEISPLKNASGEVVGVIGVLIDLTQEEKDKDHIRSQREKLLAVADEVTAVAKSLSDASDVLTASMGELTGGVENTARETERVATAMEEMNATVLEVAQNAGDTAQASDVATKAAIDGGQEVARTVDETKQVSVKTAELAGSLGNLETRTVNIGQVLTVIGDIADQTNLLALNAAIEAARAGDAGRGFAVVADEVRKLAEKTMTATAEVATAITDIQDSTRQVVAGMNDTKSKVELTAGMAEQSGLVLTRIVEQSNRIADMVRNIAAASEQQSATSEEVNGSVSHINELSKDIARQIADANTRIGDVRSMAHHLAELVEQFRQE from the coding sequence ATGGGAGTCGTTTCGCGCTCGCTTGGACTCAAGGTGCTCCTGCTCGTTTCGGGCCTGACCATCCTCGCCTTCAGCGGCCTTTTCTGGGCCAACGCCCATTGGCAGCGCCAGGGCTCCGTGGCCCAGATCGACCGCACCTCCCGCCGCATAAGCGGCATCCTGCGCATGGCCATCGAAGAGCCCATGCGCCTCGGCAAGAACGAAGAAACGGCGGCCCAGTTCACCAAGATGGCCGCGGCCCATACCGATATCCGGGTCTTTCTGACCGATTTCAACGGCAACGTGACCTACTCCACGGACCCGGCCGCCCAGCGCCGGGATTTCACCGACCTGTCCGCGGACGCGAACGTCACGGGGCTGGTGCGAAAAGCCCTGGCCGCCGACTTCCACGGCGGCGCCATCCTGCCCTGGGCCGGGACGAAGTCCTTCGTGGCCGTGGGCTCGGTGCGAAACGAACCGGCCTGCCACCACTGCCACGGCGCGTCCAAGCCCATCCTGGGGGCCATGGTGGTGGTCCAGGACATCACCCCGGAACTGACCCGCCTGACGGACGACCAGCTCAAAAGCGCCGGCCTGTCCCTTGGCGGCATGGCCGCCCTGCTCGTCGCCCTGCTGCTCTTCATGAAATATTCCGTGGTCGGCCGGGTGAAAAAGCTGGCCGGCCTGTCCGAGGCCATAAGCCGCGGCTCCCTCGACCTTTCCTTCGATGTGCCGGGCCAGGATGAAATCGCTCAGCTCGCCGTCAACCTCTCCGCCATGGTGCGCACCATCAAGGATCAGCTCGAATACAACAAGGGCATTTTAAACGGCGTGATCATCCCCATTTTCGTGGCCGGCAAGGACCGCCGTTTCGAATTCGTCAACACGCCGCTGCAGCATATCCTCGGCAAGACCGACGCCGAAATGCTGGGCGAGCTCGTGGTCGACAGCTTCAAGCGCGAGGACGGCCGCTCGGGCTGCGCCGGGGTGCTCGATTCCGGGGACTGCTCGAGCGGATTTACCCGCTTCACCCGCACCGACGGCCAGGTCTTCCCCCTGCACTACGAAATCTCCCCCCTCAAGAACGCCTCGGGCGAGGTGGTCGGCGTCATCGGCGTGCTCATCGACCTGACCCAGGAGGAAAAGGACAAGGACCACATCCGGTCCCAGCGCGAAAAGCTTCTGGCCGTGGCCGACGAAGTCACCGCTGTGGCCAAGAGCCTGTCCGACGCCTCGGACGTGCTGACCGCCAGCATGGGCGAGCTCACCGGCGGCGTGGAGAACACCGCCCGCGAGACCGAGCGCGTGGCCACGGCCATGGAGGAGATGAACGCCACCGTGCTCGAGGTGGCCCAGAACGCCGGCGACACGGCCCAGGCCTCGGACGTGGCCACCAAGGCCGCCATCGACGGCGGGCAGGAAGTGGCCCGCACCGTGGACGAAACCAAGCAGGTCTCGGTCAAGACCGCCGAACTGGCCGGGTCCCTGGGCAACCTCGAGACCCGGACCGTCAATATCGGCCAGGTCCTGACCGTCATCGGCGACATCGCCGACCAGACCAACCTGCTCGCCTTAAATGCCGCCATCGAGGCGGCCCGGGCCGGCGATGCCGGACGGGGCTTCGCGGTCGTGGCCGACGAGGTTAGAAAACTGGCCGAAAAGACCATGACCGCCACGGCCGAGGTGGCCACGGCCATAACCGACATCCAGGACAGCACGCGCCAGGTCGTGGCCGGGATGAACGACACCAAATCCAAGGTGGAACTGACGGCGGGCATGGCCGAACAATCCGGCCTCGTGCTGACCCGCATCGTGGAGCAGTCCAATCGCATCGCCGACATGGTGCGCAACATCGCCGCCGCCTCCGAGCAACAGTCCGCCACCAGCGAGGAAGTCAACGGCAGCGTGAGCCACATCAACGAGCTGTCCAAGGATATCGCCCGCCAGATCGCCGACGCCAATACCCGCATCGGCGATGTACGCTCCATGGCCCACCATCTGGCCGAGTTGGTGGAACAGTTTCGCCAGGAGTGA